The Inediibacterium massiliense genome has a segment encoding these proteins:
- the groES gene encoding co-chaperone GroES, protein MNIKPLGDRVVIKKLEAEEKTKSGIVLPTQAKEQPQMAEIVAVGPGGMVDGKEVKMEVKVGDQVIFSKYAGTEVKYDGVEYTILKQSDILAIIE, encoded by the coding sequence ATGAACATCAAACCATTAGGTGACAGAGTAGTAATCAAAAAATTAGAAGCAGAGGAGAAAACAAAAAGTGGGATAGTTCTTCCGACTCAAGCGAAAGAACAACCTCAAATGGCAGAAATTGTTGCAGTTGGACCAGGTGGAATGGTAGATGGAAAAGAAGTAAAAATGGAAGTAAAAGTAGGAGATCAAGTAATTTTTTCTAAATATGCAGGAACAGAAGTAAAATATGATGGAGTAGAATATACCATCTTAAAGCAAAGTGATATTTTAGCGATTATTGAATAA
- the groL gene encoding chaperonin GroEL (60 kDa chaperone family; promotes refolding of misfolded polypeptides especially under stressful conditions; forms two stacked rings of heptamers to form a barrel-shaped 14mer; ends can be capped by GroES; misfolded proteins enter the barrel where they are refolded when GroES binds), with protein MAKEIKFCEDARRKLEAGVNKLADTVKVTLGPKGRNVILDKKFGSPLITNDGVTIAREIELEDAYENMGAQLVKEVATKTNDVAGDGTTTATLLAQAIIREGLKNVAAGANPIILKKGIQGAVDAAVEQIKNISKTIESKEAIAQVASISAADETIGKLIAEAMEKVGNDGVITVEESRSMGTTLDVVEGMQFDRGYVSPYMVTDAEKMEAVVENPYILITDKKISNIQEILPVLEQIVQQGKKLLIIAEDIEGEALATLVVNKLRGTFECVAVKAPGFGDRRKAMLEDIAVLTGGTVISEELGLDLKETTLDMLGRANSVKIDKENTTIIDGAGDKKAIEDRVRQIKAQIEETTSEFDKEKLQERLAKLSGGVAVIEVGAATETELKERKLRIEDALNATRAAVEEGIVAGGGTALINAVSAVEKYIETLHGDEKTGAMIIRRALEEPVRQIAANAGLEGSVIVEKVRNSEVGVGFDALNEKYVNMIEAGIVDPTKVTRSALQNAASVSAMLLTTEAAVADIKEENPAPMPGMGGGMPGMM; from the coding sequence ATGGCAAAAGAAATTAAATTTTGTGAAGATGCACGCCGTAAATTAGAAGCTGGTGTAAATAAACTTGCAGATACAGTGAAGGTAACTTTAGGACCTAAAGGAAGAAATGTTATTTTAGATAAGAAATTTGGTTCTCCTCTTATTACAAATGATGGAGTAACTATTGCTAGAGAAATTGAATTAGAAGATGCATATGAAAACATGGGAGCACAATTAGTAAAAGAAGTGGCTACAAAAACAAACGATGTAGCAGGAGATGGAACAACTACAGCTACATTACTTGCACAAGCAATCATAAGAGAAGGACTTAAAAATGTTGCAGCTGGAGCAAATCCTATCATTCTTAAAAAAGGTATTCAAGGAGCTGTAGATGCTGCAGTAGAACAAATTAAAAACATTTCTAAAACGATTGAAAGCAAAGAAGCAATTGCTCAAGTTGCATCTATTTCAGCAGCAGATGAAACAATCGGAAAATTAATTGCTGAAGCTATGGAAAAAGTAGGAAATGATGGAGTAATTACTGTAGAAGAATCAAGATCTATGGGAACTACATTAGACGTAGTAGAAGGTATGCAATTTGATAGAGGATATGTATCTCCTTACATGGTAACAGATGCAGAAAAAATGGAAGCGGTTGTAGAAAATCCATATATCTTAATTACAGACAAAAAAATAAGCAATATTCAAGAAATCCTTCCAGTACTTGAACAAATTGTACAACAAGGAAAGAAATTATTAATTATTGCAGAAGATATTGAAGGAGAAGCATTAGCTACATTGGTAGTAAATAAATTAAGAGGAACATTTGAATGTGTGGCAGTAAAAGCACCAGGCTTTGGAGATAGAAGAAAAGCTATGCTTGAAGATATTGCAGTTTTAACAGGAGGTACTGTTATTTCTGAAGAATTAGGATTAGATTTAAAAGAAACTACACTAGATATGCTAGGACGTGCAAATTCTGTTAAAATTGATAAAGAAAATACAACAATTATAGATGGAGCTGGAGATAAAAAAGCAATTGAAGATAGAGTAAGACAAATCAAAGCTCAAATCGAAGAAACTACTTCTGAATTTGATAAAGAAAAACTTCAAGAAAGACTTGCAAAATTATCTGGTGGAGTTGCAGTAATCGAAGTAGGAGCAGCAACTGAAACAGAATTAAAAGAAAGAAAATTAAGAATTGAAGATGCACTAAATGCTACAAGAGCAGCTGTTGAAGAAGGTATTGTTGCAGGTGGTGGTACAGCACTTATTAATGCTGTTAGTGCAGTAGAAAAATATATTGAAACTTTACATGGAGATGAAAAAACAGGAGCTATGATCATTAGACGTGCTCTTGAAGAACCAGTAAGACAAATTGCTGCAAATGCAGGATTAGAAGGATCTGTAATTGTAGAGAAAGTAAGAAACAGTGAAGTAGGAGTAGGATTTGATGCATTAAATGAAAAATATGTAAATATGATAGAAGCTGGAATCGTAGATCCTACAAAAGTGACTCGTTCTGCTCTTCAAAATGCAGCATCTGTATCAGCTATGCTTTTAACTACTGAAGCGGCTGTAGCAGATATTAAAGAAGAAAATCCTGCACCAATGCCAGGAATGGGTGGCGGAATGCCAGGAATGATGTAA
- a CDS encoding M20 metallopeptidase family protein, which translates to MDKIKEEIHKIYEEVVAWRRDFHMHPELSGEEERTSQKIEDILKKLPLEIQTGVGGYGVVGLLRGKEKGSTIALRADIDALPIHEQNDHKYASKYNGKMHACGHDGHTAILLGAAHVLCALKDEIKGNVKFIFQPSEEKAPIGGAKPMIEEGVLDHPKVDAIVGLHIWPNLSKGKIAIKENAIMASSDPFQIEIFGKSGHASAPDESIDALAVACQVVNMLQYIVSRNTSPLESAVVTVGTLKSGTKYNVISDYALLEGTVRTLHPNVQMNVEKRIKEVVEGVCSSMGARGEVHYERGYPALINDKDMVHLIEEVGQKLLSKENVIQVQKPAMGGEDFANYVQKVPGAFFWLGAKEESLYPIHNPKFDFDEEIMKIGMEIFVHTVLDFLGKEKKNE; encoded by the coding sequence ATGGATAAAATAAAAGAAGAAATTCATAAGATTTATGAAGAAGTAGTAGCATGGAGAAGAGATTTTCACATGCATCCAGAATTAAGTGGAGAAGAAGAAAGAACATCACAAAAAATTGAAGATATATTAAAAAAATTACCTTTAGAGATTCAAACAGGAGTAGGGGGTTATGGAGTAGTAGGTCTTTTGAGAGGAAAAGAAAAAGGAAGCACGATTGCATTAAGAGCAGATATAGATGCTCTACCTATTCATGAACAAAATGATCATAAATATGCTTCCAAATATAATGGGAAAATGCATGCCTGTGGTCATGATGGCCATACAGCTATTTTGTTAGGAGCAGCTCATGTGCTTTGTGCTTTAAAAGATGAAATAAAAGGAAATGTAAAATTTATTTTTCAACCTTCAGAAGAAAAAGCTCCTATAGGAGGAGCAAAGCCTATGATTGAGGAAGGGGTTTTGGATCATCCAAAAGTAGATGCCATTGTAGGACTTCATATTTGGCCTAATCTTTCAAAGGGGAAGATTGCTATAAAAGAAAATGCCATTATGGCCTCTTCAGATCCTTTTCAAATTGAGATATTTGGAAAAAGTGGCCATGCATCAGCACCAGATGAAAGCATAGATGCTTTGGCTGTAGCTTGTCAGGTAGTCAATATGCTTCAGTATATTGTGAGTAGGAATACAAGTCCTCTAGAGTCTGCGGTTGTAACCGTAGGAACATTAAAAAGTGGAACAAAATATAATGTGATTTCAGATTATGCACTACTTGAAGGAACAGTCAGAACTCTACATCCAAATGTTCAAATGAATGTAGAAAAAAGAATTAAAGAAGTAGTAGAGGGAGTCTGTAGCTCTATGGGCGCTAGAGGAGAAGTTCATTATGAAAGAGGATATCCTGCTTTAATAAATGATAAAGATATGGTACATTTAATTGAAGAAGTAGGGCAAAAATTACTTTCTAAAGAAAATGTAATTCAAGTACAAAAACCTGCTATGGGAGGAGAAGATTTTGCAAATTATGTACAAAAAGTACCTGGAGCATTTTTTTGGCTAGGAGCAAAAGAAGAATCACTTTATCCTATTCATAATCCAAAATTTGATTTTGATGAAGAGATTATGAAGATAGGCATGGAGATATTTGTTCATACCGTATTAGATTTTTTAGGAAAGGAAAAGAAAAATGAATAA
- a CDS encoding spore coat protein has product MHYQTSFTEKDLMKDLLLSEKQVSSAYSIGISESSCAHLKDLLSQCEQNLSKNQESILNAMGQRGWNNLIPYSVQDLKSIQQQFNMLKNELI; this is encoded by the coding sequence ATGCATTATCAAACGAGCTTTACAGAAAAAGATTTAATGAAAGATCTATTATTATCTGAAAAGCAAGTTTCATCTGCTTATAGTATAGGAATCTCTGAATCTTCATGTGCCCATTTAAAAGATCTTTTAAGTCAATGCGAACAAAATCTATCTAAAAATCAAGAATCCATTTTAAATGCTATGGGTCAAAGAGGTTGGAACAATTTAATACCATATTCTGTACAAGACCTAAAAAGTATTCAACAGCAATTCAATATGCTAAAAAACGAACTCATATAA
- a CDS encoding AAA family ATPase, which yields MNDIYVKLLGIPSVIQNEKSITFPFKKAEALFYYLLVYGKSTRDILVNLLWGEVDDKTAKKNLRQTMYKIRKTFSMDIIISPKKSIVMLNPDIKIKADLYDFLRDQHKVEGYEEFLKGFHVKDAEEFQTWACQYDSYVKELYMKRLMEKIEESISNEEISSIIYYGNLFMEIDPLHEKVCMMLMRTYMKKGEIHKSINIYHEFCKKFYDELAIEPGLDIKELYEEILVCRKNQEKRKKRDFFYGREKEILSMQKEYDSFKKNKEFKSFIVFGEAGVGKSRLKDEFLETINDEMIFLQTTCYQAQREYLLNPFHDLFIKLEDLIKKEKINIPVLWTNTINHIFPDFMQNDHPTVNPIENMDTITQQVIEETLVAVLKKVSKKSKMILIFEDIQWMDDLSLFLLNHLFVVEDIFLLMTCRSGNEERMYQFMHSGISLRKLERMYIQRFELSEVKEFIKLALPTYSWNEEIYLNIYKETGGNAFFLREILNSIKEMGKITKLSHKTQDLLRSRFLDISNEEKELLNILCMFFDPVNLNLLENLLNKNIDEIIDGLDTLQDRGIIKEVYDSGEVYFEFTHQKLREFLYDEQSNIRKRILHGKIANLLKSKLLHDKRDRYLYPKLIYHFENSGNYLYALKYKMKNLDVYFNFGHELFPILRDGNIYEYGRSYLTDEEERDQLKNIERELLKVMNNNSYQEEIKILYMDFLHMRGRYFIREGMYEEGVEDIQNMIKEALEIPNIEYALKGCRQMIYYGIQTHNMNGMKKYIEDGLDISKKWNKKKDIGILLRLQGLQKIMEGDHQTAENLLKKSITIFNQINTYEGKYTLNIAAAYNYMGEIRRQNLKFMSALKYYNQAIKLCTNQKIIGGLTVFYTNAGQAALDMGDDDGAMDYFSKALKLYDQFNTLWKRSTAEGYMSLLLVKKGNYHEALLALQRAEDYANKLKSPYELGLIYRVKAQIKVHMKDNIRLKEVFKEYLKEDIQFYCEQGVNILKKLKDPYEIYILNVLKSN from the coding sequence ATGAATGATATATATGTAAAGTTATTAGGGATTCCTTCTGTGATTCAAAATGAAAAAAGTATTACTTTTCCTTTTAAAAAAGCAGAAGCATTATTTTATTATTTGTTAGTTTATGGAAAGTCAACTCGAGATATTTTAGTGAATTTGTTATGGGGAGAAGTAGATGATAAAACAGCTAAAAAAAATTTAAGACAGACTATGTACAAAATTAGAAAGACTTTTAGTATGGATATTATTATTTCTCCTAAGAAATCTATCGTTATGTTAAATCCAGATATAAAAATAAAAGCAGATCTTTATGATTTTTTACGAGATCAACATAAGGTAGAAGGATATGAAGAGTTTTTAAAGGGGTTTCATGTAAAAGATGCAGAAGAATTTCAAACATGGGCGTGTCAATATGACAGTTATGTAAAAGAATTGTATATGAAAAGACTAATGGAAAAAATAGAGGAAAGTATTTCAAATGAAGAAATTTCTTCTATTATTTATTATGGAAATTTATTTATGGAGATAGACCCTTTGCATGAAAAGGTTTGTATGATGTTGATGAGAACTTATATGAAAAAAGGAGAAATTCACAAATCTATCAATATTTATCATGAATTTTGCAAAAAATTTTATGACGAATTAGCTATTGAGCCAGGACTAGATATAAAAGAACTCTATGAAGAAATTTTAGTTTGTAGAAAAAATCAAGAGAAAAGAAAAAAAAGAGATTTTTTTTATGGAAGAGAAAAAGAAATTTTATCTATGCAAAAAGAATATGACTCCTTTAAGAAGAATAAAGAATTTAAATCATTTATTGTATTTGGAGAAGCAGGAGTAGGAAAAAGCAGGTTAAAAGATGAGTTTTTAGAGACTATTAATGACGAAATGATCTTTTTACAAACTACTTGTTATCAAGCTCAAAGAGAATATTTGTTAAATCCTTTTCATGATTTATTTATAAAACTAGAAGATCTAATCAAAAAAGAAAAGATCAATATTCCTGTTTTGTGGACAAATACTATCAATCATATATTCCCAGATTTTATGCAAAATGATCATCCAACAGTAAACCCAATAGAGAATATGGATACCATCACACAACAAGTAATTGAAGAAACTTTAGTAGCTGTATTAAAAAAGGTTTCTAAAAAAAGCAAAATGATATTAATATTTGAAGATATTCAATGGATGGATGATTTAAGTTTATTTCTTTTGAATCATTTATTTGTCGTGGAAGATATATTTTTATTGATGACTTGTAGAAGTGGAAATGAAGAGAGAATGTATCAATTTATGCATTCTGGTATTAGTTTAAGAAAACTTGAAAGAATGTATATTCAAAGGTTTGAACTTTCAGAAGTAAAAGAATTTATTAAACTGGCTTTACCAACATACTCTTGGAATGAAGAAATATATTTGAATATTTATAAAGAAACAGGCGGAAATGCATTTTTTCTAAGGGAAATATTAAACAGCATCAAAGAAATGGGGAAAATCACAAAATTATCTCATAAGACTCAAGATTTATTAAGAAGTAGATTTTTAGATATTTCTAATGAAGAAAAAGAGCTACTAAATATTTTGTGTATGTTTTTTGATCCAGTAAATTTAAATCTATTAGAAAATCTTTTGAACAAAAATATAGATGAAATAATAGATGGATTGGACACATTACAAGATAGAGGTATTATCAAAGAAGTTTATGATAGTGGAGAAGTATATTTTGAGTTTACACATCAAAAACTTAGAGAATTTCTTTATGATGAGCAATCCAATATTAGAAAAAGAATACTTCATGGAAAAATTGCTAATTTACTAAAGAGCAAATTACTTCATGATAAAAGAGATCGATATCTGTACCCAAAACTAATTTATCATTTTGAAAACAGTGGAAATTATTTATATGCTTTAAAGTACAAAATGAAAAATTTAGATGTATATTTTAATTTTGGACATGAACTATTTCCAATTTTAAGAGATGGAAATATTTATGAATATGGAAGAAGCTATTTGACCGATGAAGAAGAAAGGGATCAGCTCAAAAATATTGAAAGAGAACTTTTAAAGGTCATGAATAATAATTCGTATCAAGAAGAAATAAAGATTTTATATATGGATTTTTTGCATATGAGAGGAAGATATTTTATTCGAGAGGGTATGTATGAAGAGGGTGTCGAAGATATACAAAATATGATAAAAGAAGCACTAGAAATTCCAAATATAGAGTATGCATTAAAAGGATGTAGACAAATGATTTATTATGGGATTCAGACACACAATATGAATGGGATGAAAAAATATATAGAAGATGGATTGGATATTTCAAAAAAATGGAATAAGAAAAAAGATATAGGAATCCTTCTCAGATTACAAGGACTCCAAAAAATTATGGAGGGAGATCATCAAACAGCTGAGAATTTATTAAAAAAATCTATTACAATATTTAATCAAATTAATACGTATGAAGGGAAATATACTTTAAATATAGCAGCAGCATACAATTATATGGGAGAGATCAGAAGACAAAACTTGAAATTTATGAGTGCTTTAAAATATTATAATCAAGCTATAAAGTTGTGTACAAATCAAAAAATTATTGGAGGCTTGACTGTTTTTTACACAAATGCAGGACAAGCGGCTTTAGATATGGGTGATGATGATGGTGCTATGGATTATTTTTCAAAGGCATTAAAATTATATGATCAATTTAATACATTGTGGAAAAGATCTACTGCTGAAGGATATATGTCTCTTTTATTAGTCAAAAAAGGCAATTATCATGAAGCTTTGTTAGCTTTACAAAGAGCAGAGGACTATGCAAATAAACTAAAAAGTCCCTATGAATTAGGATTAATCTATAGAGTCAAAGCACAGATTAAGGTACACATGAAAGATAACATTCGTTTAAAGGAGGTATTTAAAGAGTATCTAAAAGAAGATATTCAGTTCTATTGTGAACAGGGTGTGAATATTTTAAAGAAATTAAAAGATCCCTATGAAATATATATATTAAATGTACTTAAAAGCAATTAA
- a CDS encoding AbgT family transporter: MVENCVKKKGAFRKFLDWVERVGNKLPHPFTLFVILAVTIMIVSAIVAGVGVKVIHPGTQEEVAVKSLLSKDGILWIIGSFLDNFIGFKPLGLVLVMTFGIGLAEEVGFVFTSLRKLILGVPKSLVTATVIFAGIIGNLASDAAFVVIPPLAALIFLAVKRHPLAGIAAGFAGVGAGFTANLLVAGTDALLAGITNEAAKSVVSGAVVSPVSNWYFLIASTFVLTFVGSWITDKIVEPRLGEYKGGVEKELEELTPIENKGLRNAGIAAIIYIGILLIGIVPQSGMLRNPETHTIIPSPFLSGIIPILMMFFIVIGLSYGITVGSIKNEKDIPKMLGKVIKGMSGYIVLVFAASQFIAFFNWSNMGTVIAVKGAAFLEKVGFTGIPLIVGFIIVTTIVNLFIGSGSAKWALLAPIFVPMLSLVGFSPAFIQLAYRIGDSATNPMSPLFPYFPVVLAFVQEYDEKAGVGTLLSLMIPYSFAFIGIWVVQMIIWMSFNLPLGPDALVYLMK, encoded by the coding sequence ATGGTAGAAAATTGTGTAAAAAAGAAAGGGGCTTTCAGAAAGTTCTTAGATTGGGTAGAAAGGGTAGGAAATAAATTACCACATCCTTTTACTTTGTTTGTTATCTTAGCTGTGACGATTATGATAGTTTCAGCTATTGTTGCAGGGGTAGGGGTGAAGGTGATTCATCCTGGAACACAAGAAGAGGTGGCTGTAAAAAGTTTGCTTTCAAAAGATGGAATATTGTGGATTATAGGGTCTTTCTTAGATAATTTTATAGGATTTAAACCTTTAGGATTGGTACTTGTAATGACTTTTGGTATAGGGCTTGCTGAAGAAGTAGGATTTGTATTTACTTCTTTGAGAAAATTAATTTTAGGTGTTCCTAAATCTTTAGTGACTGCTACTGTGATTTTTGCAGGTATTATAGGAAATCTTGCGTCAGATGCAGCTTTTGTTGTGATTCCTCCCCTTGCAGCATTGATTTTTTTAGCAGTGAAGAGACATCCTCTTGCAGGGATTGCAGCAGGATTTGCAGGAGTTGGAGCAGGCTTTACTGCTAATTTATTAGTCGCAGGGACAGATGCACTTCTTGCGGGGATTACAAATGAAGCTGCAAAATCTGTAGTAAGTGGTGCAGTAGTATCTCCAGTATCTAATTGGTATTTTTTGATCGCTTCTACCTTTGTTTTAACTTTTGTAGGGTCATGGATTACGGATAAGATTGTAGAACCAAGGCTAGGAGAATATAAAGGTGGTGTAGAAAAAGAATTAGAAGAGTTAACACCTATTGAAAATAAAGGGTTAAGAAATGCAGGGATTGCGGCAATCATTTATATAGGTATTTTATTAATTGGAATTGTCCCTCAAAGTGGAATGTTAAGAAATCCTGAAACACATACCATTATTCCATCTCCGTTTTTAAGTGGTATTATTCCTATTCTAATGATGTTTTTTATTGTCATAGGTCTTTCTTATGGAATTACAGTAGGAAGCATTAAAAATGAAAAAGATATTCCTAAGATGCTTGGAAAAGTTATAAAGGGTATGTCTGGATATATTGTACTTGTTTTTGCTGCATCTCAGTTTATAGCATTTTTTAATTGGAGTAATATGGGTACGGTGATTGCAGTAAAAGGTGCAGCCTTTTTAGAAAAAGTAGGATTTACAGGGATTCCATTAATTGTAGGTTTTATTATTGTGACTACGATTGTAAATTTATTTATTGGAAGCGGTTCTGCAAAATGGGCCCTTCTTGCACCTATATTTGTGCCTATGCTTTCTTTGGTTGGTTTTTCTCCAGCATTTATACAATTGGCTTATAGAATCGGAGATTCTGCAACAAATCCTATGTCTCCCCTTTTTCCATATTTTCCTGTTGTATTAGCCTTTGTTCAAGAATATGATGAAAAAGCAGGAGTAGGAACATTGTTATCTCTTATGATTCCTTATAGTTTTGCTTTTATAGGAATATGGGTTGTGCAAATGATTATTTGGATGAGCTTTAATCTTCCATTAGGGCCAGATGCATTAGTATATTTGATGAAATAA